A genomic segment from Oncorhynchus keta strain PuntledgeMale-10-30-2019 chromosome 9, Oket_V2, whole genome shotgun sequence encodes:
- the LOC118387776 gene encoding ubiquitin-conjugating enzyme E2 L3 isoform X2, with amino-acid sequence MAASRRLHKELDEIRKSGMKNFRNIQVDESNILTWQGLIVPDNPPYDKGAFRIEIIFPAEYPFKPPKITFKTKIYHPNIDEKGQVCLPVISAENWKPATKTDQVIQSLIALVNDPQPEHPLRADLAEEYSKDRKKFFKNAEEFTKKHGEKRPVD; translated from the exons GAACTTGATGAAATCCGCAAGTCTGGAATGAAAAATTTTCGTAACATTCAAGTGGATGAATCAAATATTTTGACTTGGCAAGGCCTCATTGTTCCA GACAACCCTCCATACGATAAAGGTGCTTTCAGAATCGAGATCATCTTCCCAGCAGAGTACCCCTTCAAGCCCCCCAAGATCACGTTCAAGACCAAGATCTACCACCCCAACATCGACGAGAAGGGACAGGTGTGTCTGCCTGTGATCAGTGCAGAGAACTGGAAACCAGCCACTAAAACTGACCAAG TGATCCAGTCCCTGATTGCGCTGGTCAACGACCCCCAGCCAGAGCATCCTCTCAGGGCAGACCTAGCAGAGGAATACTCTAAGGACCGTAAAAAATTCTTTAAGAACGCAGAAGAGTTTACAAAGAAACATGGAGAAAAACGACCTGTGGACTGA